From the genome of Candidatus Nitrosocosmicus oleophilus, one region includes:
- the truD gene encoding tRNA pseudouridine(13) synthase TruD, translated as MKISSPDIDKLAGIEYYTTEFEGIGGTIKKNTEDFHVQEIINDIFLSQISPEQTASNIFPVYEIRKKGIDSSHAILTLRKKTGLDLKIVGIKDAKATTIQYASSSTRKVIKNIDLGKIKLTLVGYSRKPIEKNNLVGNTFEIRIVEPKRDKLDNISQFLYDINNLGNYYGLQRFGSERLVTHLVGKAILERKFDKATEILMTCTTKYDSKFSREIREKLRDIKSNPNLLHEIPPGMDIEKNLAQAILRGKDPISALRTIPINIRRLFVQAFQAYLFNKTLSVAIRDDFSLNIPEENDLCFDVYDDSLIFGKIRKYEKEKPTDSRIHRLPIIRLPGYSFQPGKNRFDKILKEFMKSENMTAKDFFIKEMQELSESGGFRQACFVCKNFKHKKEENSLLVGFSVPKGSYATILLRELIKPANPIESGF; from the coding sequence ATGAAGATATCATCACCAGATATTGATAAACTCGCGGGAATTGAATATTACACAACAGAGTTTGAAGGAATAGGTGGAACTATAAAAAAAAATACTGAGGACTTTCATGTACAAGAGATAATAAATGACATTTTCTTAAGCCAGATCTCTCCTGAGCAGACTGCAAGCAATATTTTCCCAGTTTATGAAATTAGAAAAAAGGGAATAGATTCAAGTCATGCGATTCTGACTTTGAGGAAAAAAACGGGCCTTGATCTCAAAATAGTGGGCATAAAAGATGCAAAGGCGACTACAATTCAATATGCTAGCAGCAGCACAAGAAAGGTCATAAAAAATATCGATCTTGGAAAAATAAAATTGACACTGGTTGGCTACTCAAGAAAACCAATAGAAAAGAACAATTTGGTAGGAAATACGTTTGAAATAAGAATTGTTGAACCAAAAAGAGACAAACTAGATAACATTTCACAATTTTTGTATGATATTAATAACTTGGGCAACTATTATGGATTACAAAGATTTGGAAGTGAACGGTTGGTGACTCATCTAGTTGGAAAAGCCATCCTTGAGAGAAAATTTGACAAGGCAACCGAGATCTTAATGACTTGTACCACAAAATATGACTCAAAATTTAGTCGTGAAATTAGGGAAAAACTGAGAGACATCAAAAGTAATCCAAATTTGCTACACGAAATCCCTCCTGGAATGGATATAGAGAAGAATTTGGCCCAAGCAATATTGAGGGGAAAAGATCCTATCTCGGCCTTGAGAACTATCCCTATTAATATCAGAAGACTATTTGTCCAAGCGTTTCAGGCATATCTTTTCAATAAGACTTTAAGTGTTGCTATTAGGGACGACTTTTCCCTTAACATACCTGAAGAAAATGATCTCTGTTTTGACGTTTATGATGATAGCTTGATCTTTGGAAAAATTCGCAAATATGAGAAGGAAAAACCTACTGATAGTAGAATACATAGATTACCGATTATTAGATTACCAGGATATTCTTTCCAACCTGGTAAAAATAGATTTGACAAGATACTAAAGGAATTCATGAAAAGTGAAAACATGACCGCCAAAGATTTTTTTATCAAGGAGATGCAGGAATTAAGTGAGTCGGGCGGTTTCAGGCAAGCTTGTTTTGTATGCAAAAACTTCAAACATAAAAAAGAAGAGAACTCACTGTTAGTTGGGTTCTCAGTACCAAAAGGATCTTACGCAACTATTTTATTAAGAGAGCTAATCAAACCCGCTAATCCTATTGAGTCAGGTTTTTAG
- a CDS encoding DUF4149 domain-containing protein, which translates to MFILDPLVTWIHLVFSSIWVGGAIFLGIVLAPLLKKTMPDVNKRISFMVVVGRRFNYLGGASLIILVITGVYNARSFLDQPYFLFESTYGYILLAKIILVFVMIIVYVIHILLLNKNVESRILKREVPDEYFSYLRNKIILLGRITVGLSIGILFLAALLDRGGVGSI; encoded by the coding sequence ATGTTTATTCTTGATCCATTAGTTACATGGATTCATCTAGTTTTTTCTTCAATATGGGTAGGTGGAGCTATTTTTCTAGGGATTGTTTTGGCACCTCTTCTTAAGAAGACTATGCCTGATGTCAACAAGAGAATTTCATTCATGGTTGTAGTAGGACGTCGATTCAACTACCTAGGTGGGGCCTCATTGATTATACTAGTCATTACAGGCGTGTATAATGCTCGATCGTTTTTGGATCAGCCATACTTTCTATTTGAATCCACCTATGGATATATTCTCTTAGCTAAAATAATATTAGTATTTGTGATGATTATTGTGTACGTTATTCACATTTTACTTCTAAACAAGAATGTTGAATCTCGCATTCTAAAAAGAGAAGTTCCAGATGAATATTTTTCCTATTTAAGAAATAAAATAATCCTCTTAGGTAGAATAACTGTTGGATTATCAATAGGAATATTGTTTTTGGCTGCATTACTAGATAGGGGTGGAGTAGGAAGCATCTAA
- a CDS encoding MarR family transcriptional regulator, giving the protein MSSEIIGSKLSVRSKSDLIDKVFDAITVSGEEGVFQTELCKLFSLDSRDGSRLVGNLEKQSLITREKALYRGRWTYKLVVKKTISMDAEEQKPIDVSMVEGAPCLCCSYQHLCSNEDESNQYSPAKCQIIEEWIVTSFDKFILTQEEQPPSEQEFI; this is encoded by the coding sequence TTGTCATCTGAAATTATTGGTTCAAAATTATCTGTTCGTTCTAAAAGTGATCTTATTGATAAAGTGTTTGACGCCATCACCGTAAGCGGCGAAGAAGGGGTTTTTCAAACCGAATTGTGCAAACTTTTCTCACTAGATAGTAGAGATGGTTCAAGACTAGTAGGAAATTTGGAAAAACAGTCATTAATTACACGAGAAAAAGCACTTTATCGGGGTAGATGGACGTATAAACTGGTCGTGAAAAAGACTATTTCTATGGATGCTGAAGAACAAAAACCTATAGACGTAAGTATGGTCGAAGGTGCACCTTGTCTTTGTTGTTCTTATCAGCATCTTTGTTCAAATGAGGACGAATCAAATCAATACAGTCCAGCTAAATGTCAAATCATCGAGGAATGGATTGTAACTTCTTTTGATAAATTTATTTTAACTCAGGAAGAGCAACCACCATCAGAACAAGAATTTATTTAG
- a CDS encoding LapA family protein, with amino-acid sequence MTNASSTYLGVLIGAIIGVIIFWWIYYRQKKTTEKQDEVIKKLKI; translated from the coding sequence ATGACAAACGCCTCAAGTACGTATTTAGGTGTACTTATTGGTGCCATAATTGGTGTAATAATATTCTGGTGGATTTATTACAGACAAAAGAAAACTACTGAAAAACAAGATGAAGTAATAAAAAAATTGAAGATTTAG
- a CDS encoding adenylate/guanylate cyclase domain-containing protein has protein sequence MNGNDPKQSIGDGWYFFIDIVGSSDPNLSISSQLEKINRLKDLISRFLDTQKHPEIYKSFTGDGMLIVFLKYYHPLELSIHIHKNIRQYNLSVENKEQIFVRIGIGFGSFLSFQDGVHTEFAPWGHELVLARRIMDIARPNQILLTDYAYQKIKNDYLFDKNKFGLTLYDKGKIMLKHHNELENVYSFYERDEYGDNSDIEFNLDLKPFIQYEKFADDFVAPIQNFCEARFVTILNKFKELTNPSKGLEIGLLSTGLIYRVLFENGQEYVSATYLPPGQYWELQNNDPLNLLSHQEKSLGRLKHLTSNKKNYRFLIMEKEKLDQDIRVNQNSSLLFIKWHSENNVNLFYVDLSDIDNILVKYPKIVHNVGLGFWSGKYVLQFGPILKYINPKDQNHPLTRRRFWLHPFGSETFNQSSQFFDELIKLTETDKMIRIDHNYYNKIINGKKI, from the coding sequence ATGAATGGAAATGACCCTAAACAGAGCATAGGCGATGGATGGTATTTTTTTATCGATATCGTTGGCTCTTCTGATCCTAATTTATCAATATCAAGTCAATTAGAAAAGATAAATCGACTTAAAGACTTGATTTCAAGATTTCTAGATACTCAAAAACATCCTGAAATATACAAGTCATTCACAGGAGATGGAATGTTGATCGTTTTCTTGAAATATTATCATCCGTTGGAACTTTCAATTCATATTCATAAAAATATAAGGCAATACAACTTATCTGTAGAAAATAAAGAACAGATTTTTGTACGGATAGGAATAGGCTTTGGATCTTTTCTTTCCTTCCAAGATGGTGTACATACTGAATTTGCACCCTGGGGTCATGAGTTAGTTCTCGCCAGAAGAATAATGGATATTGCAAGGCCAAATCAAATATTGTTAACTGATTATGCTTATCAAAAAATAAAAAACGATTATCTGTTTGACAAGAATAAATTCGGGTTGACTTTATACGATAAAGGTAAAATTATGTTAAAACATCACAATGAACTAGAAAATGTATACTCGTTTTATGAGAGGGATGAATATGGAGATAATTCTGATATCGAATTTAATTTGGATCTTAAACCCTTTATTCAATATGAAAAATTTGCTGATGACTTTGTAGCTCCCATACAAAATTTCTGTGAAGCAAGGTTTGTAACTATTCTAAATAAATTCAAAGAATTAACCAATCCTTCGAAGGGGTTAGAGATCGGATTACTTTCTACGGGCTTGATATATAGGGTTTTATTTGAAAATGGCCAGGAGTATGTTTCTGCAACGTACTTACCTCCAGGACAGTACTGGGAATTACAAAATAATGATCCTTTAAATCTTTTGAGTCATCAGGAAAAATCGTTAGGACGACTAAAGCATCTGACTTCGAACAAGAAAAATTATAGGTTTCTTATTATGGAAAAAGAAAAGTTGGATCAAGATATTCGCGTCAATCAAAATAGTTCATTACTTTTCATAAAATGGCATTCCGAAAATAATGTAAATTTATTCTATGTTGATCTTTCGGACATAGATAATATCTTAGTAAAGTATCCCAAAATAGTACATAATGTGGGACTTGGGTTTTGGTCTGGAAAATACGTACTTCAATTTGGCCCAATCCTGAAATATATTAATCCCAAGGATCAGAATCATCCATTGACTAGGCGAAGATTCTGGTTGCATCCTTTTGGTAGTGAAACCTTTAATCAAAGTAGTCAATTTTTTGATGAATTAATAAAATTAACTGAGACCGATAAGATGATAAGAATTGATCATAATTATTATAACAAAATTATTAATGGAAAAAAGATTTAA
- a CDS encoding ATP-binding cassette domain-containing protein, giving the protein MDLHIKSGSIFGLLGPNGAGKTTVIKMLTGLSKPTQGRAIVAGYDVTTHSLRVKENIGWISSEVILDDSLTLMENIWIQAKLHSLNNTWKKKAIDLLKYLELDEKDNKKVGKFSTGMKKKLEIIMALLHNPKILFMDEPTIGLDASSRRLLWRLIRKINEQYGVTILLTTHYIEEADALCDDIAIINNGKIVASGSPQQLKSRTHGDIIEIDFVSYFDYKSLEKVNGILEIVQVGLENIDLEKRTQSDHALRLRIKVGNAETILPELISKITGFQPAIINSIKIEKPNLESAFLELTGKRFEEIEEAATNDQK; this is encoded by the coding sequence ATAGATTTACATATCAAAAGTGGAAGTATATTTGGCCTATTGGGTCCAAATGGAGCCGGTAAGACTACAGTGATTAAGATGTTAACTGGCCTATCTAAACCAACCCAAGGGAGAGCAATCGTTGCCGGATATGATGTTACTACTCATTCCTTAAGAGTGAAAGAAAATATAGGCTGGATTTCATCTGAGGTCATATTAGATGACTCGCTTACCTTAATGGAGAATATTTGGATTCAAGCAAAGTTGCATAGTCTTAACAATACTTGGAAGAAAAAAGCAATAGACTTGTTGAAATACTTGGAATTGGATGAAAAAGACAACAAGAAGGTTGGAAAATTTTCGACTGGAATGAAAAAGAAGTTGGAAATAATCATGGCGCTTTTGCATAATCCCAAAATACTTTTTATGGATGAACCTACCATTGGACTAGACGCAAGTTCTAGAAGATTGCTTTGGAGACTAATAAGAAAAATAAATGAGCAATACGGGGTTACAATACTATTAACTACTCATTATATCGAAGAAGCAGATGCATTGTGTGACGATATCGCAATAATTAATAATGGTAAAATTGTAGCAAGCGGTTCGCCACAACAGCTAAAGTCTAGGACCCACGGCGACATTATTGAAATTGATTTCGTCTCATATTTTGACTATAAGAGCTTAGAAAAGGTCAATGGGATACTGGAAATAGTTCAAGTAGGCCTAGAAAACATTGATCTTGAAAAAAGAACACAATCGGATCATGCTTTGAGGTTACGTATCAAAGTCGGAAATGCTGAAACTATCTTACCGGAGTTAATTTCTAAAATAACAGGGTTTCAGCCAGCCATTATTAATTCAATCAAGATAGAAAAGCCAAATTTGGAATCAGCCTTCCTAGAACTTACCGGGAAACGATTTGAAGAAATAGAAGAAGCCGCCACTAATGATCAAAAATAG
- a CDS encoding ABC transporter permease has product MIKALNQLSGLYVREIKTTFRSPAIIVLSIVQPLLWIIFFGSSFASAPRSFLEDFFHTDNYIAFLLAGQLSTSMLFVGMFSSLSLIQDKKSGYLRRILVTPTSNHTIFLSKVLGASTRGMLQVPIVFVGVMLFGVHIPDIFGITAFVASLFLLSLGLSSVYLFLTMKSSDWQIPTVVANFINLPLMFASTALFTSENFPPWMQTISNMNPVSFSSTFGREIIISGSIASVNWMYFFYLFIFTTSMLLIGVLIANKTLKID; this is encoded by the coding sequence ATGATCAAAGCATTAAATCAGCTTAGTGGATTGTATGTAAGGGAAATAAAGACTACTTTTAGAAGTCCAGCCATAATCGTGTTAAGCATAGTCCAACCTTTATTATGGATAATTTTTTTTGGGAGCAGCTTTGCTTCCGCGCCAAGGAGCTTTCTTGAAGATTTTTTCCATACTGATAATTATATAGCATTTCTTTTAGCCGGACAGCTCTCTACTTCTATGCTTTTTGTAGGAATGTTTAGTTCATTAAGCCTCATTCAAGATAAGAAATCCGGATATCTTAGAAGAATATTAGTCACACCTACCAGTAATCATACCATATTCTTATCAAAAGTATTAGGAGCTTCAACCCGTGGAATGTTACAAGTTCCAATCGTCTTTGTTGGTGTAATGTTGTTTGGAGTACACATCCCAGACATATTCGGAATAACGGCTTTTGTAGCGTCACTATTCCTTCTCAGCTTAGGTCTTTCTTCGGTATATCTATTTTTAACTATGAAAAGTTCAGACTGGCAAATCCCTACTGTAGTAGCTAACTTCATAAACCTCCCCCTGATGTTTGCAAGTACCGCTTTATTTACGAGCGAAAACTTTCCACCTTGGATGCAAACAATTTCAAATATGAATCCTGTTTCATTTTCGTCGACTTTTGGAAGAGAGATAATTATTTCGGGTAGTATCGCTTCTGTTAACTGGATGTATTTTTTTTATCTCTTTATTTTTACTACTTCCATGTTACTAATAGGGGTACTAATAGCGAACAAGACTTTGAAAATTGATTGA
- a CDS encoding helix-turn-helix domain-containing protein, whose translation MYIEQKKIEKEGKVIELYLKGYTRRQIAKELKMSTRDVCRIINNYREKINPT comes from the coding sequence ATGTATATAGAACAGAAGAAAATAGAAAAAGAAGGTAAAGTAATAGAACTGTATTTAAAAGGTTATACCCGGCGACAGATTGCTAAGGAACTTAAGATGAGTACTAGAGATGTATGCAGAATAATAAATAACTACAGAGAAAAAATAAATCCCACATGA
- the cobJ gene encoding precorrin-3B C(17)-methyltransferase: MNSGKLYVVGVGPGHHDHMTFRAKQVIEESQIIVGYETYVSLVEDLISGKEVYRYPMTQEVDRANQAIDFAEKGGIVSLVSSGDPGIYGMVGLIYEILAEKGWKKGNGIDVECVPGVSSLNSCSALIGSPLMTDFAVVSMSDLLVPWEIIVKRVEAAALGDFVTVVYNPSSKKRIHQLKDAREIFLKYRNPETPVAIVKGAFRDSQSIVLTNLEKMLDYPDMMGMITTIIIGNSSSYNYDDMMINPRGYRSKYQLVK, encoded by the coding sequence ATGAATTCAGGAAAATTATACGTTGTGGGAGTTGGGCCAGGCCATCATGATCATATGACCTTTCGCGCTAAACAAGTAATTGAAGAGAGCCAAATCATCGTGGGATATGAAACTTATGTATCATTGGTAGAGGATCTTATTAGCGGTAAAGAAGTTTACAGATATCCGATGACTCAAGAGGTAGATCGAGCTAATCAAGCCATAGATTTCGCTGAAAAAGGGGGTATTGTATCACTAGTTTCATCAGGAGATCCTGGAATATACGGAATGGTTGGTTTGATATATGAAATCCTCGCTGAAAAAGGATGGAAAAAAGGCAATGGAATTGATGTTGAATGTGTACCTGGAGTCTCGTCTTTGAATTCATGCAGTGCACTTATTGGATCCCCTCTGATGACCGATTTTGCAGTTGTGAGCATGAGTGACCTGTTGGTACCGTGGGAGATTATCGTTAAACGAGTTGAGGCTGCTGCTTTGGGCGACTTCGTTACTGTTGTGTATAATCCATCGAGTAAAAAACGAATACACCAACTTAAGGATGCACGAGAAATTTTTCTAAAATATAGGAACCCCGAAACTCCAGTTGCAATAGTAAAAGGCGCTTTTAGAGACAGTCAGTCAATTGTTCTCACTAATTTAGAAAAAATGTTAGATTATCCTGACATGATGGGCATGATAACTACGATTATTATAGGAAATTCATCTTCGTATAATTATGATGATATGATGATAAATCCGAGGGGGTATCGATCTAAATACCAATTGGTAAAATAG
- a CDS encoding aspartate kinase — translation MKFGGSVLDSSSKIKTLVNIVNSFKNLEGKDNEIVCVISAISGVTDKIIMLSELIIKGKRSAIKTFIDEMTRLHLDLINNAITDQKLQAEAKKVILDTMKEFQAILEGLVLISEITPRSLDHMLSFGERLAAPIVSYALRNNNLDSDFLTGKEIGIVTDSNFGEARPLMNTTKFRVNAKLIPLILEGKIPVITGYIAADQHGYITTLGRSGSDYTATIIASCINADEVYLWSDVDGLLTAEPLIVKDAQVLDEISYSEAAEMVLFGAKYIHPRALEPVMDSNIPLRLRNAFNLSHPGTTITQNLRISNNIIKSIIAIRNTALIDVSGGGMVGSPGTAANIFDTLAKNKVNIMMISQGPSESSISVVLRKDDLGKAITSLELKLLGKVIKHLNVLEDVSIVTVVGSGMRGIKGIAGRVFSSIAKEDVNVIMIVQGSSELNLAFIVRDDDCEKAVRSLYKEFNLGKTF, via the coding sequence ATGAAGTTCGGAGGGTCTGTATTAGACTCATCGTCAAAAATAAAGACTCTTGTAAATATTGTAAATTCTTTTAAAAACTTAGAGGGAAAAGATAATGAGATTGTTTGTGTAATCTCTGCTATCTCTGGAGTAACAGACAAAATTATCATGCTTTCTGAACTGATAATAAAGGGAAAAAGGAGTGCGATAAAGACTTTCATAGATGAAATGACCCGTCTTCATCTTGATTTGATTAATAATGCCATAACCGATCAGAAATTGCAAGCAGAAGCCAAGAAAGTAATCTTGGATACTATGAAAGAATTCCAAGCCATTCTAGAAGGATTAGTCTTAATTTCTGAAATTACTCCAAGGTCTTTGGATCATATGTTATCATTTGGAGAACGATTAGCAGCTCCAATAGTGAGTTATGCATTACGAAATAACAACTTGGATTCTGATTTTCTTACTGGAAAAGAGATTGGTATCGTCACAGATTCTAATTTTGGTGAAGCAAGACCTTTGATGAATACCACAAAGTTCAGAGTAAATGCTAAACTTATTCCTTTGATTCTAGAAGGAAAAATTCCTGTAATTACTGGATACATAGCAGCAGACCAGCATGGATATATTACAACCTTGGGTCGAAGTGGTTCTGATTACACTGCAACAATAATAGCTTCCTGTATTAATGCGGACGAGGTATACTTATGGAGTGATGTGGATGGCTTACTAACTGCAGAACCTTTGATCGTAAAAGATGCACAAGTACTTGACGAAATATCTTATAGCGAAGCAGCTGAAATGGTGCTATTCGGAGCAAAATATATCCATCCAAGAGCTTTGGAGCCAGTAATGGATTCAAATATCCCACTCAGATTAAGAAATGCATTTAATTTGTCTCACCCGGGAACTACAATAACCCAAAATTTGAGAATATCCAACAATATCATTAAATCCATAATCGCAATAAGGAATACTGCATTAATAGACGTTAGTGGTGGGGGAATGGTGGGATCACCTGGAACAGCTGCAAACATTTTTGATACCCTGGCAAAGAATAAAGTAAACATAATGATGATATCTCAAGGTCCCTCTGAATCAAGTATTTCTGTGGTATTGAGAAAGGACGATTTGGGCAAGGCAATAACATCCCTGGAGTTGAAATTGTTGGGAAAAGTGATTAAACATCTAAACGTATTAGAGGATGTTTCAATAGTTACTGTAGTGGGTTCAGGTATGCGTGGAATCAAAGGAATTGCTGGCAGAGTTTTTTCTTCCATAGCCAAGGAGGATGTCAATGTCATAATGATAGTCCAGGGGTCCTCTGAACTGAATCTGGCCTTCATTGTAAGGGATGATGATTGTGAAAAAGCAGTTAGGTCATTGTATAAAGAGTTTAATTTAGGCAAGACATTTTGA
- the pcn gene encoding proliferating cell nuclear antigen (pcna), with protein sequence MFEAKTKSPEEWKVVNSAISTLVDEATFEATSEGISFRGMDPSHVALIDIFWPNTAFESYKCDSELKFGVRISEFSKLIKRTDKKDELEVSIIDEDVLRIKTMGSYKREYKMRLIESTTVSTPLPKLSFNSKLLLSLSSFDKILSDIEVVSEYVEIESYPDRIEFVGKSDTGEAVVTMEPNSEGLEEINVKEESKATYSLDYLLKIVKSVSTVGVSAAIEYSTKMPIRLEFRIANIGRIHFYLAPRVQD encoded by the coding sequence ATGTTTGAAGCGAAAACAAAGTCCCCAGAAGAATGGAAGGTTGTTAATTCAGCTATATCTACTCTAGTAGATGAAGCCACATTTGAAGCCACTTCGGAGGGAATTTCCTTCAGGGGAATGGACCCATCGCATGTAGCATTAATTGATATTTTTTGGCCCAATACTGCATTTGAAAGTTATAAATGCGATTCTGAGCTAAAATTTGGGGTCCGAATTTCTGAATTTTCAAAATTGATAAAGCGAACAGACAAAAAAGATGAATTGGAGGTATCTATTATTGATGAAGATGTCTTGAGGATAAAAACTATGGGTAGTTACAAAAGAGAATATAAAATGCGTCTCATAGAGAGTACGACTGTATCTACACCGTTACCAAAACTATCATTTAATTCTAAACTCCTGCTTTCTTTATCTTCTTTTGATAAGATCTTATCTGATATAGAGGTTGTATCAGAATATGTTGAAATTGAATCCTACCCTGATAGGATCGAGTTTGTAGGCAAAAGTGATACTGGTGAAGCTGTTGTTACGATGGAACCAAATAGCGAAGGATTAGAAGAGATTAATGTTAAAGAAGAATCAAAGGCAACTTATAGTCTTGACTATCTTTTGAAAATCGTAAAATCGGTGAGCACTGTTGGTGTGTCAGCTGCGATTGAATATTCTACAAAGATGCCAATACGTCTTGAATTTAGGATCGCCAACATAGGTAGAATTCATTTTTATTTAGCACCACGAGTACAAGATTAG
- a CDS encoding transcription factor S, translated as MKFCPKCDARLRNRQEEKVLTCLKCGHIVASETNGTTTTASVIQTVSNYDYSDDPLKIMDSEKPIEALPTTNMECPKCLNNMAFWWMLQTRSADEATTQFYRCTKCSHTWRNYS; from the coding sequence ATGAAATTTTGTCCAAAATGCGATGCACGTTTAAGGAATAGGCAAGAGGAAAAAGTCCTAACATGCCTAAAGTGTGGGCATATAGTTGCGAGTGAGACAAATGGTACTACTACCACTGCAAGTGTGATCCAAACTGTTTCTAATTATGACTATTCTGATGATCCTCTAAAGATAATGGACTCTGAAAAGCCTATTGAGGCACTGCCTACAACGAATATGGAATGTCCAAAGTGTCTCAATAATATGGCCTTTTGGTGGATGCTGCAGACAAGATCTGCTGATGAAGCCACCACTCAATTCTATAGGTGTACAAAATGCAGCCATACTTGGAGAAATTATTCTTAA
- a CDS encoding RpoL/Rpb11 RNA polymerase subunit family protein has translation MHAEVTHARDKELEFKIHDVDISILYIIQHELQKNADNKFAGVVLKHPLIKEYMLKILTNKNEPYKALGESVESAIKFTNDLAGMLKLTIGN, from the coding sequence ATGCATGCTGAGGTTACACATGCTAGGGACAAAGAATTAGAATTTAAAATACACGACGTAGATATATCTATTTTATATATAATTCAACATGAACTACAAAAGAATGCTGATAATAAGTTTGCAGGTGTTGTATTAAAGCATCCTCTAATCAAAGAATACATGTTAAAGATACTAACCAATAAGAACGAGCCTTATAAGGCACTAGGTGAATCCGTAGAGTCAGCTATTAAATTTACAAATGATCTTGCCGGCATGCTAAAGCTCACGATAGGAAATTGA
- a CDS encoding Rieske (2Fe-2S) protein, with translation MIFDTGLKLNELKENSFEKITVEREEILIGKRNNRIYAFNNRCPHKGASLSKGSFLGDKVVCYMHGYEYNIFTGKLENMKSWKKDETWIEQNEQWRHSDDLKIYKIHLNDEKILVEI, from the coding sequence GTGATTTTTGATACCGGTTTGAAATTGAACGAATTAAAAGAAAATTCCTTTGAGAAAATCACTGTAGAAAGAGAAGAAATTTTGATTGGAAAAAGGAACAATAGAATATATGCTTTTAACAATAGGTGTCCACATAAGGGTGCGTCTCTGTCCAAGGGAAGCTTTCTTGGAGATAAGGTAGTTTGTTATATGCACGGATACGAATATAATATTTTTACAGGAAAACTAGAAAACATGAAGTCATGGAAAAAAGATGAAACTTGGATTGAGCAAAATGAACAATGGAGACATTCTGACGATCTTAAAATCTACAAGATTCATTTAAATGATGAGAAAATTTTAGTTGAAATATGA
- a CDS encoding winged helix-turn-helix domain-containing protein — MKNRSRLEIIAMILETVGDNGAIQAKIMYKVYLSFLQMKEYLSNLMKNDLIIYDDGAQIYKMTEKGRRFLILYKQMTESITMTKPIL; from the coding sequence ATGAAAAATAGAAGCCGCCTAGAAATTATAGCAATGATCCTTGAAACAGTAGGTGATAATGGAGCGATACAGGCTAAAATCATGTACAAAGTATATCTTTCGTTTCTTCAAATGAAAGAATACTTATCTAACCTTATGAAAAACGACTTGATCATTTATGATGATGGGGCTCAAATTTATAAGATGACTGAAAAAGGAAGACGATTTCTGATACTGTATAAGCAAATGACCGAATCAATAACCATGACAAAACCAATACTCTAA